From the Cryptomeria japonica chromosome 2, Sugi_1.0, whole genome shotgun sequence genome, one window contains:
- the LOC131048673 gene encoding dormancy-associated protein homolog 3, with translation MGLLDKLWDDTVAGPQPDNGLGKLRRSATINIPGHSSSPESEETLKRTRQRRASAEILRSDEEAAQVTRSITMVKPPYGRPLSVDTSEVPSSPSSASPPVSPFSWTPRERENPWRTPRTPTKLGSEKREKAEPRSPTVYDWVVISALDR, from the exons ATGGGGCTTTTAGATAAGCTTTGGGATGATACAGTTGCAGGCCCACAGCCTGATAATGGCCTTGGTAAACTTAGGAGGAGTGCCACCATCAACATTCCTGGTCATTCATCTTCACCAG AGAGTGAAGAGACTTTAAAAAGAACGAGGCAGCGCAGGGCAAGTGCAGAAATATTGAGATCAGATGAAGAGGCAGCACAAGTAACCCGGAGCATCACAATGGTGAAGCCTCCATATGGACGCCCGCTATCTGTGGACACTTCTGAAGTACCCTCTTCACCTTCAAGCGCCAGCCCTCCTGTTTCACCTTTTTCAT GGACACCACGAGAGCGAGAAAATCCATGGAGAACCCCTAGAACCCCAACAAAATTGGGATCTGAAAAAAGAGAGAAAGCAGAACCCAGAAGCCCAACTGTGTATGACTG GGTAGTGATCAGTGCTTTGGACAGATGA